Within Cucumis melo cultivar AY chromosome 4, USDA_Cmelo_AY_1.0, whole genome shotgun sequence, the genomic segment AAGGAAATAATGCATTAAAGAGAGAGAGGAAGATGAATTTCTCACACTGAAGCAATTCCGGCGGCCGTAGTCTGTGGTCGAGTAGTATCTATCTGCTTTGCATCGTCAGCATTTGATGCATCTTCCAATTTGCTCAGACAGTGTCGTTTCTTAATTCTTGTACTTGAATTGAGAGCTTTTTGATCAACAGAATGGAGTAGCAAGTCATTGGCATCATGTTCAGCCAGGACTCCAGGAGGTACCTTCCAAATGTGAAATTAACAATCAGATCGTGTTCGTCGTAAAAGAAATATAATGTCCAACGTTGAATGTTGGATACCAGTAAACTTGATTCTTCAATACAATCCAGTAGTTTGGTAATTCTTCAACGATAAAGGAAATCAATCATCTACCAAAAAGTTGGTTGAAAAATGACTCACAATTTCAGATGTGGATTGGACGCTTATCATCTCGGTATCAGCAGTCCCTTGTTTTGTATAGTCTTGGGAACAACTTTTCGGAAAACCATTCTCTGGAATCATGACATCGAGAGATTCATTGCTATCTTCAAAGGTACAATGCATATTTTCTTTATCTTCAGCAGGATCTTCAATACTTTTCTTTAGGTTAGATGGAGATAATATAGAAGCTTTAACAGACCCATTATCGAACACAACATCCAAGCGTGAAAAGTTTTCGGTCAAACTGGATGTCACATCGGTTTCAAGCTTTTTGTCAGTTCTTCTTTCAGAAAGAGGAGACATTAAATCGCGGTGTCGTTTTTTCAAAATAGATGGAGTACTGGCAAAAGTTTTGGCAGCGCTTTTCAGTACGGCATCCGGACTAGTATCATGAGATGGTGAATCCCATAATCTGAATGGAGTAACAGAGTTTAGAGAAGACATCATCAACTGACGGATACCGAGTGGGCTGTACTCCTGCATTTCACTTCCAGACTGTATGAGATCACAGCTGAAAAAAGGAACATCTAGACTTGGAAAACGAGGAGGCTCGTAACAAAGAGCTCTCGAGTCTTGATGTTTGTCATTTTGTTTCGCTGTCTCATCCAAACGAGTGCATGTACCTGTGCCATCCGCttctgctgctgctgctgctgttgCAAATGTATTCTCACAAATTGGTTTCGGCAGGTCTTCTGATCCACCAGGCTGTTCTTGCATTTCTGGGTTATCTGCAACATCAAAATAGGAAGGCTTGGACGTTCCATCTTTATAAACAAACCTATTTTGCTGGCTAGTTACACATTCGTGCTCTACGGCTCCTACAAATAGGTTGGATCCAGTATCGCCTAATAAAATCATGTCACCGTTGACAGAAACCATAGATGGAATCAGCATGCCGGATTGACCAAAGGAATTTTTCTCCTGCACATCAGCTCCAGACGGATGATTATATATTTGTGAAGTCAAAGTATGGTTATTTTCCACTTTTGGAGTTCCCAAGGAGCGAACCGGTACTTCATAATCACACATTTCAGTTACGCAAGGTCCTTTAAGATTACTAGTCAGATGGCCTCTATCACTCTTTGTATCTGAGAACAGGACCCTGCAACACTCATCATCAGATATAAACATGCACTCTGCTTGGGCAGAAGTCACAGCTCCTTTTACCGTCAAAGAAGTTTGAACAGAATCACCAATTCCATGACTTTCACCCATCCCATGATCCATTGATTGAAACTGTGATGCTTCTTTGGCCACCTGTAACGAAGAGATGCTAGGAAACTCATTTAAATCACACTGGTGCTCCCTATTTGAAGTTGTTCTACAATCATGCGAGAGATTTTGCTGCGAATGTGACAAGTGACCCATTTCTTGAGCAAACTCAGCAATTGGACGGTAGTAGGGTTCTGAATTGGATACTGGGCTGGCACTTTGCTCCTTTCCCAATCCCAAATCCTTGGTTAACTGAAATTCCTTTCTTATATTCAGAGTTGCACATGCTGAATCGATCATCAAGCTATCAGAAACTTTTGCATCTTGACTGCACTCTGAAATCTCCTCTGTATCCATTCCCTTCAAGCCACTGTCATTTCTACCACCAAGCACCTTTGAAGATGAAACTGGGAGTTGGTTTGGTTGTCCAGCGGGAACTGGATCTTGAAATTGTGAGAGCAAGCCGGAGGCCAAGTAAGAATCCAATTTCTTTTTGACAGAACTGTTCCAATGGTTTTTTATGGCATTGTCTGTCCTGTTGATTATAAAAGCACAAGTACAACATTTTTCAGGATCAAGTGAATTTTCCAattaaaaatggaaagaaatgcAGTTGTAGAGAATAAAGCTGCAACAAAGAGAAATTCAACAATTTTAGTCTGAAAAGATTTATAGGAACAAAATTATGCACATATGGGACAACCCCACATAATACCTCAACTTTAAGATATAAATGGGACACACCTTCCAGGTAAGAACTTCGTTAGTTCTGCCCATCTGTTGCCATAAATTTGATGAGCACGAATTAAAGCTAACTCCTCTTCTTGGGTCCATGCTTCTTTGTTTATATTAGGATTGAGGTGATTGTGCCACCTTTAAAAAAGAAAGCAGTTTATGTAAAAGAATACGAGGACAGCTGAAAATTGAATAGAACATCGAGTAGGGACGCATGAAAAGTTCAACTTGATGGCACCATGAATCATAATTGAATCcagaaaataaattttcaacAGATGGGGTTAACCAAAGAGATAATAAAAGTAAAACAGGAgaatcaaaaataaaaaaagaaaaaagaaaaaagaaaaaagaagaagaagaagcaataAAATAACTCAATTGTCTCACCTTTCTCGGCATTGCTTACCAATACGTCCGGGTAAATGTGTTGCAATTGTGGACCACTTTTTTGGTCCATATTTGTTTACCAGGTCAATGATAATTTCATCCTCCTACATTCAATTCACAAGCAAACAGGTAAGTTCATGTAGAACTCCATATATAGAGCATCGAAAGAGTATGATGACAGCGAAAGAGTATGATGATTATTAAATTATCATTACTGAAATTTCACAAGCGGATCACCTCTTTAGACCATGGACCTTTGACAAGCTCGGGATTTAAAACCTTTTGCCACCTATGCAGACATTGTACATCAGTCCGATCCTTGAAGTATCCAGCTACAAACAATCAATAACAAATGAACCAGTGATGCAGATGCAGTAAAAGAACACAGTAGTTCATACAAAATATGCATCATGAAATCTGGCCTCCTTTTACACGATAAATTAGGTTATCTAATCATCTAGATATCGTAGGTACACTTTACATACAATAAAGTAGACATCAATAACGTTCCTAGATCACCATCACTGCAGAAATCCTCCATTATGTTAAGAATGGCCCAAGAAGAGAACATCTTCAGTACAATAAAATATATCCTTGGCCTCTACAATATGCCAACACGTCAATAATACCTATTTTCTTCCAGTTCTTGCCTTTGAAATGATCCACTGCTTGTCGCAAAATTTCATCCTGGATATGTATAAATTAGATTACTCATCAAAGATATAACTTTTGGAACAACAAAATTGTGAGCAAAGTAAAACTAATCAAAACATTCTaccccacacacacacacacacacaaaaaaaaaaaaaaaaaaaaaaaaaaaaacaaagaataaagAAGGAAAACGAAAACATCACCCTTCTGTTCTGCAGCCAACTAGAACAATGAGAAGTAATATCTAATAGAATGCAGTATGATACATGATAAACTTACCTCTTCAGGTGTCCATTGTCCTTTTGTTGAACGTCTTGTTGGGCCACTAGTTCTCCTGAACACCCCCGAAAAGAACATACATAAAGTTCAGACTTCAGgagataatttaattttgtccTTCTGACAAAGTAATAGGGACAAAGTAATAGGGCAAGGAAGGTATACAAATGTCAGGCAACAGTATAGGAACTGTGTAGTACAGGACATAAAGTCAATTCAAACACAAATCCACAGAAATGGGGAAAAAAATAAAGTTGAACCAAAAGACATCAAAATACAACCATTTActagaaaaaatgaaaagaaagtaaaatCACAAGTTGCTAAAGACAGAATTACAACAAGCTAGTTAGTGACTGGTATGCCTCTCCAGTAATAAAGGAAGCCAAGGAAAATGTTTTATATGAACAGCCAACAGGACTCGAGAATATTGCAACTGAAACAGTTCTTATAAGAGTTGTGGCAAATTTGGCTTACAAGACTTGCAAGACAACGGTTACAAGACACCAATATAGTAAAGTGCATACAGAGCGGCCAAAACTTGCAGAATGAGGCAAATGAGAAGAAATATGAAGCAAAGCATTAGATCTGCTTAGTTAGATGAATGAAGTTACCCATGGAGAGCACGTATCCTCTGATCACGAACCGCCTCCTCAGGATTGTCCGAAGGTGTTGAGATGGTCTTATCACCTTCCATAACTCCTTGACATAGAGGGACAAATGCATAATATCCCAATTCCTACCCGACAATGGCTTGTTCCAAAGAATGCTATCCAGACCATTATTTTATTCCAATGTGGAAAAATCTACCATCTCATCCAACAATTTCTGACCATGGAAGATAACCAGTGAATATCGGCAGGCAGTAGAACAAAGAAATAGTACAAAAATACAAACATACGGCCGTATCTACAATGTATAAATTGTGCATAATCATTATTCAAAGGCAAGAATCGAACCACAAAACATCAGTTCCAGTAAATTAAATCTTAGTATTTCAAAGCTGTATAAAATTTGAGCTCAACATGGTCTTTGAATCAATGATGTTGAAAATCAGCAGAGAGTCATACTGGATCTAACTCCGGTCAAAGTTCCTTTAGGCAGTTCTTACAATAAGTGATGTGAAACGCATAAAATCAGACATTCCTCCAGGTGAAAAATGAATGCTTATCGATATTCTCAAAACTCACTCTACATGAGAAGTGAAAGACCTCatcattcaaaattaattacTACAACAAGAAGTCTAAAATCCATATCATGAAAATAAACAGAGAGGTATAACAATTGAACCTAATTTTAGGAGTGGAATAAGCTATCAATCCTTGATTAAAATGCGCGTTGTGCATAATACTAGCATCAAAACCTATTAACCATACTCCAAACCTCAAAAACGATAGAAATGACTGTCAGGAGCCAAACCTGAAAACGACTAACAAAAATTCAATTTCCACCGCCGCAAAGACTGAAAAAAAATGATCAGAGAAATGATTCATTACATAATCGAACTCCagaaacagaaaacaaaaaattaccTAAGTGTGAATAAACCGAAGCCACAACGAGGATAAGATAGAGAACATTTCATAGAGTCCACAAGGCAAATCACTCAAAATAGAAGGAAAAAGAGATGTTCAAGAATTCACAAATTTGGACTGAAATACCTAGAAAACTTCAATCCGAAGCGAAAAACAATCAAATCGACAAAAAGATCATAAAATCAACGCCAGTTAACAAAATTAACCAAAGAAACCCTAAAGAACTCACCGGCGTCGGCGTCGAGCGGCGGTGAAGTACAGATAAATAGATGAAACTGGATGCAGCGATCGAAACTGAACGCATTAGAGAATCTGCGAGGAGTAGAAATTTGATCGGAAGAAGAATTGAATGAACCAAAGCAAAGAGAGGAACTCGTAGCGAGAGCGAAAATGGCTTAGGATTTTGGAAACGATAATTTAAACGGTCCGGAGCTCTATTCAAACATAAAGGGGCGGACTAAAGGGATTCAAAACCAGCGGCTAAGATGACAGCACGTTGGGGAATTCTACGGTGGAGATTGAGACACGTGTGAAGCTGAGATGTCGTACTACCGACAATGATTACGTGTGATGGTTGCAGTAATGGACAAGTTTTAACGGGAAATGAACTCCGTCGCACTTTATTTCATCTTTTTAAAACTTCACTGAATTTTCACCATTTCTCTtttggagaaaaagaaaaatactctTAACATTTGACTTAGTATCAAttaaattattctttttaaaaactatgtatgaattaatttaatttcttttgtttgttagatttcattttaaaatcattagtacataattattaaaatacGAGATAGTTTTTTCGTTAATTCAAATAGATTTTGGAGAAAGTTATTCTATTTAGGTgcttattaatttaaaaaattatttataaatgcAATGTTTAATGTTTAAACTACAAATTAACTGATTTTAATTGTCAGAAAAGTTTTTCTAACAGAttaaatttcaagaaaatgtcacaaaagtttaaaatataaattaatacgcttccttgaaaaattaaattagtacatattttaaatcataaaacaatccatgattattttttttttttgtctagaAATGTAAATTAGTTTGTCTATTCTTATTTGAAACTAGACCTTTGAAATTGTAATAAATATCTTATTAATATTGTTGTTGATATTGTTAACCGTTGTTTTCATATGAACTGCAAAGGGGAGCACCATTCAGATAAAAGTATGTCCTGTAGGATGTAGGAGCAACCAAAGTACtcaattcaaataaaataacatcGAATTACTATTTCTTTTTAGCACAACAGCAAGAATGGAAGAGCTATAACTAACTTTCAGTTTCTAAGGAAGAAGGCGTCACCATTGAGATTGATAATATAAATATGAATTAAAAGTTATAAATTCATATTTAGTCCAAGGAATTTGTAAACCTCACTactaaaaaatatcaattatatattttatcaatttcttATACTATTTCACTCTTTATTTCATTCTTTATTTGACCGAAACATTAACCTTTTTGAGACGAAGTTTAGAGAAATAGAGTCAACCAAAGCATTCAAATGACattgaaaaaacaaagaaaaacaaaggcTTTTTTTTGGCAGTAAAAGCAAACACGCCAGGCtttctttcaaatttcaatGGCAGCTTTTCACCTGCCTCGGAAGAAACTAGGTGGGGTCAAGCagctaaaagaaaaaagatatcaAAAAGGAAAATCACCACTCAATATAAAactagagaaagaaaaaaaagacatcTTTTTTCTTactatgaaaaagaaaaaagtaggCCAAAACGAGCTGAATTTATCATCATTAAACAAGAGTAAGAGTAATTACAACTTACAGAACACCATTTATCCGCTCTCTTGAAAGGCACAGCAATTTTCCATTTGTATAGTCATCAAGTAGACACAACAAAGTTGAATATCATCGAGGCTAAAGACAATTTGATCACTCACTCACGAGAGAACAACTTTGGGCCAAGAACCACAAACTGGATTCGCAGATGGCCATCTCTACGGACGAGTAGGTTTAGCTGCTGCTAGTTTTTGGCAGCATTTGAACCGCGGATCAATTAGATCACATGAAATCATCCTCCAGCTCTTGTAGTGATTTGCTTGTTGCTGCAATCTGTTTGTTAGATGTCATCTTTTCAGAAACCATCAATCCCTTGTAGCTCCTTAACTCTGCTTGCCTCTCTTTTTCTAACCTTTCCAGTTCCTCGCGGCGTTTCTACAAAATGTAACTTTACTATAACTAGACATGAAAAGAATCACAATACTTTATGAAAACCACCTAGCAAACAAAACCAGGTCTGACAATATTGGTTTAATAGTGAAAAAATATATTGCTAACAATGGTCAATATGATTATAGTCACTAGCAAATATCTAAAGATACAATTGCTAGATAAACACTTCTAAACAGGTGAAGCAAGACAATTATAGAGTAAAGTACAACGTTAGAGTAAGAATGTCTACATAGAATATGGAGTTTTACATCCACCAGTTTCTCTAAACTAAGGCCATCATgaaaatataattgtttttgtttctgtgtGTGTACTTTCCTTTTGTGTATTTTATAATTTGAGAGTTAACAGGCAAAACAAAAGTAACATATAGAAGTCAGGGATCGTCCCATACATACCAATTTGGGAGAAAATAGTAACCAGTTCATATATATCAACGAGATCCTGGAAAAAGTATTTTCCTCTCTTGGGGTAGAGGGCAATGTTGAAATATAAAAATCCAAGATGTAGACAGACAAAAGGAGTAATTTCAGAGACCAAACAAAAAGTTGTCACCAACCTTTTCTCTCAAGTGTTGCTTCCTCTCTGCTCTTTCAGCTGCATTCACTGCTTCTCGTTCGGCTGTATAATGAAAAACAAAGTGCTTGTCAACTGTTTTACTAACATACGCATGTGATGATGTGAAGATGGGATGACCATGATATGTTTGATGTATCATGTATGCCACTGGTAAACTTCAACAGAAACGCCATTTCCAATTTACCTTTCAAATCAGGCTTCCTTTCCAC encodes:
- the LOC103503711 gene encoding transcription factor MYB3R-1-like, whose product is MEGDKTISTPSDNPEEAVRDQRIRALHGRTSGPTRRSTKGQWTPEEDEILRQAVDHFKGKNWKKIAGYFKDRTDVQCLHRWQKVLNPELVKGPWSKEEDEIIIDLVNKYGPKKWSTIATHLPGRIGKQCRERWHNHLNPNINKEAWTQEEELALIRAHQIYGNRWAELTKFLPGRTDNAIKNHWNSSVKKKLDSYLASGLLSQFQDPVPAGQPNQLPVSSSKVLGGRNDSGLKGMDTEEISECSQDAKVSDSLMIDSACATLNIRKEFQLTKDLGLGKEQSASPVSNSEPYYRPIAEFAQEMGHLSHSQQNLSHDCRTTSNREHQCDLNEFPSISSLQVAKEASQFQSMDHGMGESHGIGDSVQTSLTVKGAVTSAQAECMFISDDECCRVLFSDTKSDRGHLTSNLKGPCVTEMCDYEVPVRSLGTPKVENNHTLTSQIYNHPSGADVQEKNSFGQSGMLIPSMVSVNGDMILLGDTGSNLFVGAVEHECVTSQQNRFVYKDGTSKPSYFDVADNPEMQEQPGGSEDLPKPICENTFATAAAAAEADGTGTCTRLDETAKQNDKHQDSRALCYEPPRFPSLDVPFFSCDLIQSGSEMQEYSPLGIRQLMMSSLNSVTPFRLWDSPSHDTSPDAVLKSAAKTFASTPSILKKRHRDLMSPLSERRTDKKLETDVTSSLTENFSRLDVVFDNGSVKASILSPSNLKKSIEDPAEDKENMHCTFEDSNESLDVMIPENGFPKSCSQDYTKQGTADTEMISVQSTSEIVPPGVLAEHDANDLLLHSVDQKALNSSTRIKKRHCLSKLEDASNADDAKQIDTTRPQTTAAGIASVPGAGETPFKRSIESPSAWMSPWFFNSFLPGPRIDTEISIEDIGYFSSPKERSLDAIGLMKQVSERTAAACANAHEVLGNETPDTLLKGTRMKHLHCDETILAECRVLDFSECGSPGKVGT